A portion of the Mycobacterium paraseoulense genome contains these proteins:
- a CDS encoding NAD-glutamate dehydrogenase has protein sequence MTIDPGARQALKPWTAFNQPQDIPEWIAKAYVESYRGPHGDRPGAAESGPIDPTVPTAILTPGMLGAHYRLGQHRPSGQSRVAVYPQDHPAGFGPALQVVTDHGGMLLDSVTVLLHRLGVSYTAIMTPVFEVHRKPTGELASVDPKPPGAPQYEGEAWIHVQLLPSVDSKGLAEVERLLPKVLSDVQQVASDADALIATLSGLAADVETNAQGHFTAPDREDVAALLRWLGDGNFLLLGYQRCGVHDGLVSGDGSPGLGVLRTRTGSRPRLTDDDTLLVLAQSVVGSYLRYGAYPYAIAVREHVGGEDGVIEHRFVGLFTVAAMNADVLEIPTVSTRVREALALADSDPIHPGQLLLDVIQTVPRSELFTLSAERLLTMAKAVVDLGSQRRALLFLRADRLQYFVSCLVYLPRDRYTTQVRLQIEDILVREFGGTRLEFTARVSESPWALMHFMVRLPEHAVPPDVSEDNRIRIQGMLSEAARTWTDRLIAAAAEGSVDQANAEHYGTAFPEVYKQAVTPADAIEHIAIIEELQDNSVKLVFSERGEEGAAQLTWFLGGRSASLSQLLPMLQSMGVVVLEERPFTVTRPDGLPVWIYQFKISTHPTIAPATTTADREATAQRFADAVTAIWQGRVEVDRFNELVMRARLTWQQVVLLRAYAKYLRQAGFPYSQSYIESVLGEHPSTARSLVALFEALFDPRPSRASANRDAQAAAAAVAADIDALMSLDTDRILRAFASLVQATLRTNYFVTRDGSARARNVLALKLNAQLIDELPLPRPKYEIFVYSPRVEGVHLRFGPVARGGLRWSDRRDDFRTEILGLVKAQAVKNAVIVPVGAKGGFVVKRPPMPTGDPAEDREATRAEGVACYQLFISGLLDVTDNVDHKTKKVSPPPEVIRRDGDDAYLVVAADKGTATFSDIANDVAKSYGFWLGDAFASGGSVGYDHKAMGITARGAWEAVKRHFREMGVDTQADDFTVVGIGDMSGDVFGNGMLLSKHIRLIAAFDHRHVFLDPAPDTAASWEERRRMFDLPRSSWDDYDKSLISEGGGVYSREHKSIPVSPQVREALGIDGEITEMTPPNLIKAILQAPVDLLFNGGIGTYIKAESESDSDVGDRANDPVRVNASQVRAKVIGEGGNLGVTALGRVEFDLSGGRINTDAMDNSAGVDCSDHEVNIKILIDSLVTAGRVDRQERKELLESMTDEVATLVLTDNEDQNDLIGTSRANAASLLPVHGRQIQYLVDERGLNRELEALPSEKEIDRRCEAGIGLTSPELCTLMAHVKLGLKEEMLNTELTEQDVFASRLPQYFPTPLRERFGSEIRTHQLRREIVTTMLINDLVDTAGISYAFRITEDVGVGPVDAVRTYVATDAIFGVGEIWRRIRAANLPVALSDRLTLDTRRLIDRAGRWLLNYRPQPLAVGAEINRFAAKVKDLTPRMSEWLRGDDKAIVEKEAAEFASQGTPEDLAYTIAAGLYRFSLLDIIDIGDINDIAPAEVADTYFALMDRLGTDSLLTAVSELPRNDRWHSLARLAIRDDIYASVRSLCFDVLAVGEPDESGEEKIAEWEHLSASRVERARRTLIEIQECGEKDLATLSVAARQIRRMTRTSGRGSSS, from the coding sequence ATGACGATCGATCCCGGAGCTAGGCAGGCCCTCAAGCCGTGGACCGCCTTCAACCAGCCGCAGGACATACCGGAGTGGATCGCGAAGGCCTATGTCGAGAGCTATCGCGGTCCGCACGGCGACCGACCCGGGGCGGCGGAATCCGGTCCCATCGACCCGACCGTCCCCACCGCCATCCTGACTCCCGGCATGCTCGGCGCCCACTACCGGCTCGGGCAGCACCGCCCGTCCGGTCAAAGCCGGGTCGCGGTCTACCCGCAGGACCACCCCGCCGGATTCGGGCCCGCCCTGCAAGTCGTCACCGATCACGGCGGCATGCTGCTGGACTCCGTCACGGTGCTGCTGCACCGGCTCGGCGTGTCCTACACGGCCATCATGACCCCGGTGTTCGAGGTGCACCGCAAACCGACGGGCGAGTTGGCCAGCGTGGACCCCAAACCGCCCGGCGCACCGCAATACGAGGGCGAGGCGTGGATCCACGTGCAGCTGCTGCCGTCGGTTGACAGCAAGGGCCTCGCCGAAGTCGAACGGCTGTTGCCCAAGGTCCTGTCCGACGTGCAACAGGTCGCCAGCGACGCGGACGCGTTGATCGCCACCCTGAGCGGCCTGGCCGCGGACGTCGAAACCAACGCGCAGGGCCACTTCACGGCCCCCGACCGCGAGGACGTCGCGGCGCTGCTGCGCTGGCTGGGCGACGGTAACTTCCTGCTGCTCGGCTACCAGCGCTGCGGCGTGCACGACGGCCTGGTCTCCGGCGACGGGTCACCCGGCCTGGGCGTCCTGCGCACCCGCACCGGTTCCCGCCCCCGGCTGACCGACGACGACACACTGCTGGTGCTCGCGCAATCGGTCGTGGGCAGCTACCTGCGCTACGGCGCCTACCCGTACGCCATCGCGGTTCGGGAGCACGTCGGCGGCGAGGACGGTGTCATCGAGCATCGCTTCGTGGGGCTCTTCACCGTCGCCGCGATGAACGCGGACGTCCTGGAGATCCCGACGGTCTCAACCCGGGTGCGCGAGGCGCTCGCCCTGGCCGACAGCGACCCGATCCACCCCGGCCAGCTGCTGCTTGACGTCATCCAGACCGTCCCGCGCTCGGAACTGTTCACGCTGAGTGCCGAACGGCTGTTGACAATGGCCAAAGCGGTGGTGGACCTGGGATCCCAACGGCGGGCGCTGCTGTTCCTGCGGGCCGACCGGCTCCAATACTTCGTCTCCTGCCTGGTCTACCTGCCCCGCGACCGCTACACCACGCAGGTGCGGCTGCAGATCGAGGACATCCTGGTCCGGGAGTTCGGTGGCACGCGGCTGGAATTCACCGCTCGTGTCAGCGAATCACCCTGGGCCCTCATGCATTTCATGGTCCGGCTGCCCGAACACGCGGTACCGCCGGACGTCTCCGAGGATAACCGGATCCGCATCCAGGGGATGCTGAGCGAGGCCGCGCGCACCTGGACCGACCGGTTGATCGCCGCGGCCGCGGAAGGCTCGGTTGACCAGGCGAACGCCGAACACTACGGGACCGCCTTCCCCGAGGTCTACAAGCAGGCCGTCACCCCGGCCGACGCGATCGAGCACATCGCCATCATCGAAGAGCTGCAGGACAATTCGGTCAAGCTGGTGTTCTCCGAACGCGGTGAGGAGGGCGCCGCCCAGCTCACCTGGTTCCTGGGCGGGCGCAGTGCCTCGCTGAGCCAGCTGCTGCCCATGTTGCAGAGCATGGGCGTGGTGGTGCTCGAGGAGCGGCCGTTCACGGTGACCCGCCCGGACGGGCTGCCGGTGTGGATCTACCAGTTCAAGATTTCGACGCACCCCACCATCGCGCCCGCCACGACGACGGCCGACCGCGAGGCGACCGCGCAACGGTTCGCCGACGCGGTCACCGCGATCTGGCAGGGTCGCGTCGAGGTCGACCGGTTCAACGAGCTGGTCATGCGGGCACGGCTGACCTGGCAGCAAGTCGTGCTGCTGCGCGCTTACGCGAAATATTTACGGCAGGCGGGCTTTCCGTACAGCCAGTCCTACATCGAATCGGTGCTGGGCGAGCACCCCTCCACCGCGCGATCGCTGGTCGCCCTGTTCGAGGCGCTCTTTGATCCTCGCCCGTCACGCGCGTCGGCGAACCGCGACGCCCAGGCGGCGGCCGCCGCGGTTGCCGCCGACATCGACGCGCTGATGAGCCTGGACACCGACCGCATCCTGCGGGCGTTCGCGTCGCTGGTCCAGGCGACGTTGCGCACCAACTACTTCGTCACGCGAGACGGCTCGGCCCGCGCACGAAATGTGCTGGCCCTCAAGCTCAACGCTCAGCTCATCGACGAGCTTCCGCTGCCGCGCCCCAAGTACGAGATCTTCGTCTATTCGCCCCGCGTGGAAGGCGTGCACCTGCGCTTCGGTCCGGTGGCGCGGGGCGGGCTGCGCTGGTCGGACCGGCGCGACGACTTCCGCACCGAGATCCTCGGCCTGGTCAAGGCGCAAGCCGTCAAGAACGCCGTCATCGTGCCGGTCGGCGCCAAGGGGGGCTTCGTCGTGAAGCGGCCGCCGATGCCGACCGGCGACCCGGCGGAGGACCGCGAGGCCACCCGCGCCGAAGGCGTCGCCTGCTACCAGCTGTTCATCTCCGGGCTGCTCGACGTCACCGACAACGTGGACCACAAAACGAAAAAGGTCAGCCCGCCACCCGAGGTGATCCGGCGCGACGGCGACGACGCCTACCTGGTGGTGGCCGCGGACAAGGGCACCGCCACCTTCTCCGACATCGCCAACGACGTCGCCAAGTCCTACGGATTCTGGTTGGGCGACGCGTTCGCGTCGGGCGGATCGGTCGGCTACGACCACAAGGCCATGGGCATCACCGCCAGGGGCGCGTGGGAGGCCGTCAAACGACACTTCCGGGAGATGGGCGTCGACACCCAGGCCGACGACTTCACGGTGGTCGGCATCGGCGACATGAGCGGCGACGTGTTCGGCAATGGCATGCTGCTGTCCAAACACATCAGGTTGATCGCCGCCTTCGATCACCGGCATGTCTTCCTCGACCCCGCCCCCGACACCGCGGCCTCGTGGGAGGAACGCCGACGCATGTTCGACCTGCCGCGCTCCAGCTGGGACGACTACGACAAGTCGTTGATCAGCGAGGGCGGCGGGGTGTACAGCCGCGAGCACAAATCCATCCCCGTCAGCCCGCAGGTGCGCGAGGCGTTGGGCATCGACGGCGAGATCACCGAGATGACCCCACCGAATCTGATCAAGGCGATCCTGCAGGCGCCGGTCGATCTGCTGTTCAACGGCGGCATCGGCACCTACATCAAGGCCGAATCCGAGTCCGACTCCGACGTCGGCGATCGCGCCAACGACCCGGTGCGGGTCAACGCAAGTCAGGTGCGCGCCAAGGTGATCGGCGAGGGCGGCAACCTGGGGGTGACCGCCCTGGGGCGGGTCGAGTTCGACCTGTCGGGCGGGCGCATCAACACCGACGCGATGGACAACTCCGCCGGCGTGGACTGCTCGGACCACGAGGTCAACATCAAGATCCTGATCGACTCGCTGGTCACCGCGGGCAGGGTCGATCGTCAAGAGCGCAAGGAGCTGCTCGAGTCGATGACCGACGAGGTCGCAACGCTGGTGCTCACCGACAACGAGGACCAGAACGACTTGATCGGCACCAGCCGCGCCAACGCGGCGAGCCTGCTGCCGGTGCACGGCAGGCAGATTCAGTATCTGGTCGACGAGCGGGGGCTCAACCGCGAATTGGAAGCTTTGCCCTCGGAGAAGGAAATCGACCGGAGGTGTGAGGCCGGCATCGGTCTCACCTCGCCCGAGCTGTGCACCCTGATGGCGCACGTCAAACTCGGGCTCAAAGAGGAGATGCTGAACACCGAACTGACCGAGCAGGACGTGTTCGCATCCCGGTTGCCGCAGTACTTCCCGACGCCGTTGCGGGAACGATTCGGTAGCGAGATCCGTACGCATCAGCTGCGCCGCGAGATCGTCACCACCATGCTGATCAACGACCTGGTCGACACCGCCGGCATCAGCTACGCGTTCCGGATCACCGAAGACGTCGGTGTCGGCCCGGTCGACGCGGTGCGGACCTACGTCGCCACCGACGCGATCTTCGGCGTCGGCGAAATCTGGCGGCGGATCCGCGCGGCCAATCTGCCGGTGGCCCTGTCGGATCGGCTCACGCTGGATACCCGGCGGTTGATCGATCGCGCCGGCCGCTGGCTGCTCAACTACCGTCCACAGCCGCTGGCCGTCGGCGCCGAGATCAACCGGTTCGCCGCGAAGGTCAAAGACCTGACCCCCCGCATGTCGGAGTGGCTGCGCGGCGACGACAAGGCGATCGTCGAAAAGGAAGCCGCCGAGTTTGCGTCGCAGGGAACCCCCGAGGACCTGGCGTACACGATCGCCGCCGGCCTGTACCGCTTCAGCCTGCTGGACATCATCGACATCGGCGACATCAACGACATCGCCCCCGCCGAGGTCGCGGACACGTACTTCGCCCTGATGGATCGGCTGGGCACCGACAGCCTGTTGACGGCGGTCTCCGAACTGCCTCGCAACGATCGATGGCATTCTCTGGCGCGCTTGGCGATTCGCGACGACATCTACGCTTCGGTGCGATCGTTGTGCTTCGATGTGCTCGCCGTGGGAGAGCCGGACGAAAGCGGCGAGGAGAAGATCGCCGAATGGGAACACCTGTCCGCGTCCAGGGTGGAGCGGGCCCGCCGCACCCTCATCGAAATTCAGGAATGCGGGGAGAAGGATCTTGCGACGCTATCGGTGGCCGCGCGTCAGATCCGGCGCATGACCCGCACCAGCGGAAGAGGATCGTCGAGTTGA
- the ettA gene encoding energy-dependent translational throttle protein EttA, which produces MAEFIYTMKKVRKAHGDKVILDDVTLSFYPGAKIGVVGPNGAGKSSVLRIMAGLDKPNNGEAFLATGATVGILQQEPPLNEEKTVRGNVEEGLGDIKVKLDRFNEVAELMATDYSDELMEEMGRLQEDLDHADAWDLDSQIEQAMDALRCPPPDEPVTTLSGGERRRVALCKLLLSKPDLLLLDEPTNHLDAESVQWLEQHLAAYPGAVLAVTHDRYFLDNVAQWILELDRGRAYPYEGNYSTYLEKKAERLSVQGRKDAKLHKRLTEELAWVRQGAKARQAKNKARLQRYEEMAAEAEKTRKLDFEEIQIPVGPRLGNVVVEVDHLDKGYDGRTLIKDLSFTLPRNGIVGVIGPNGVGKTTLFKTIVGLEQPDSGTVKVGETVKLSYVDQSRAGIDPKKTVWEVVSDGLDYIEVGQNEIPSRAYVSAFGFKGPDQQKPAGVLSGGERNRLNLALTLKEGGNLILLDEPTNDLDVETLGSLENALEKFPGCAVVISHDRWFLDRTCTHILAWEGDEDNEAKWFWFEGNFGAYEENKVERLGVDAARPHRVTHRKLTRD; this is translated from the coding sequence ATGGCTGAGTTCATCTACACGATGAAAAAGGTCCGCAAGGCGCACGGCGACAAGGTGATCCTGGACGACGTCACGTTGAGCTTTTACCCGGGCGCCAAGATCGGTGTCGTCGGCCCCAACGGTGCCGGCAAGTCGAGCGTCTTGCGGATCATGGCCGGGCTGGACAAGCCGAACAACGGCGAGGCCTTTCTGGCCACCGGCGCCACCGTCGGCATCCTGCAGCAGGAGCCGCCGCTCAACGAAGAGAAGACGGTGCGCGGCAACGTCGAGGAGGGGCTCGGCGACATCAAGGTCAAGCTGGACCGCTTCAACGAGGTCGCCGAATTGATGGCCACCGACTACTCCGACGAGTTGATGGAGGAAATGGGCCGGCTGCAGGAGGACCTCGACCACGCCGACGCCTGGGACCTCGACTCGCAGATCGAGCAGGCCATGGACGCCCTGCGCTGCCCGCCGCCGGACGAGCCGGTGACGACTCTGTCCGGCGGTGAACGGCGCCGCGTGGCGCTGTGCAAGCTGCTGTTGTCCAAGCCCGACCTGTTGCTGCTCGACGAGCCGACCAACCACCTGGACGCCGAAAGCGTGCAGTGGCTGGAACAGCACCTGGCCGCCTACCCGGGTGCCGTGCTGGCGGTGACCCACGACCGGTACTTCCTGGACAACGTCGCCCAGTGGATCCTCGAGCTCGACCGCGGTCGCGCGTATCCCTACGAGGGCAACTACTCGACATACCTGGAGAAGAAGGCCGAGCGGCTCTCGGTGCAGGGCCGCAAGGACGCGAAGCTGCATAAGCGGCTCACCGAAGAGCTGGCCTGGGTGCGGCAGGGGGCCAAAGCGCGGCAAGCGAAGAACAAGGCGCGCCTGCAGCGCTACGAGGAGATGGCCGCCGAGGCGGAGAAGACGCGCAAGCTCGACTTCGAAGAGATCCAGATCCCGGTCGGGCCGCGACTGGGCAACGTCGTCGTCGAGGTCGACCACCTCGACAAGGGCTACGACGGGCGCACCCTGATCAAGGACCTGTCCTTCACCCTGCCCCGCAACGGCATCGTGGGCGTCATCGGCCCCAACGGTGTCGGCAAGACGACGCTGTTCAAGACGATCGTCGGGCTCGAACAGCCGGACAGCGGGACGGTCAAGGTTGGAGAGACCGTAAAGCTCAGCTACGTGGACCAGTCCCGCGCCGGCATCGATCCCAAAAAGACCGTGTGGGAAGTCGTGTCGGACGGCCTCGATTACATCGAGGTCGGCCAGAACGAGATTCCGTCACGCGCCTACGTCTCGGCGTTCGGGTTCAAGGGGCCAGATCAGCAGAAGCCGGCCGGCGTGCTGTCCGGCGGCGAGCGCAACCGGCTGAACCTGGCGCTCACGCTCAAGGAAGGCGGCAACCTGATCCTGCTCGACGAGCCGACCAACGACCTCGACGTCGAGACCCTGGGTTCGCTGGAGAACGCCCTGGAGAAATTCCCCGGCTGTGCGGTGGTGATCTCTCACGACCGCTGGTTCCTGGACCGCACCTGCACGCACATCCTGGCGTGGGAGGGCGACGAGGACAACGAGGCCAAGTGGTTCTGGTTCGAGGGCAACTTCGGCGCCTACGAGGAGAACAAGGTCGAACGACTCGGCGTCGATGCGGCGCGGCCGCACAGAGTGACCCACCGGAAGCTCACGCGCGACTAG
- a CDS encoding single-stranded DNA-binding protein, producing the protein MFETPLTVVGHIVNNPERRQVGTQEVIKFRVASNSRRRAADGGWEPGYSLFINVNCWGKLVTGVGAALGKGAPVIVVGHVYTSEYEDRDGNRRSSLEMRATSVGPDVSRAIVRIERPGYTGPTAGDPTTPATDATDTPGEDADAGDSGGAAETGPLPLSA; encoded by the coding sequence ATGTTCGAGACACCGCTAACGGTCGTCGGCCACATCGTCAACAACCCCGAGCGCCGACAGGTCGGCACACAAGAGGTCATCAAGTTCCGCGTCGCCAGCAATTCCCGACGGCGCGCCGCCGACGGCGGCTGGGAGCCGGGTTACTCGCTGTTCATCAACGTCAATTGCTGGGGCAAGCTGGTCACCGGCGTGGGCGCGGCGTTGGGCAAGGGTGCACCGGTGATCGTGGTGGGTCACGTCTACACCAGCGAGTACGAAGACCGTGACGGCAACCGCCGCTCGTCGCTGGAGATGCGTGCGACCTCCGTCGGGCCCGATGTGTCCCGCGCGATCGTGCGCATCGAACGGCCGGGCTATACCGGACCGACCGCCGGCGACCCCACCACGCCCGCGACGGATGCGACCGACACCCCTGGTGAGGACGCCGATGCCGGCGACAGCGGCGGGGCCGCCGAAACGGGTCCGCTGCCGCTGTCGGCTTAG